Sequence from the Methanosarcina siciliae T4/M genome:
TGCAACTCCATAAGGAGAGCTTCCTACTTTTACTGTGTCTATAACTGCTTTTGTTGCAGTGTCAATCACAGAGACACTGTTACTGTAAGAATTAGCTATATATGCCTTTGATCCATCAGGACTGACTGCAATCCCATATGTATCGAATCCTAAATTTACTGAGGCTGTAACCGTGTTTGTTGCGGTGTCAATTACCGAAACACTGTTGCTGCCCGAGATTCCCACATATACCTTTGTTCCCTCTGGGTTGATTGCAATTCCCCGAGTATTGCTTCCTACATTCACCGTAGCTACAACATTGTTCGTGGATGTCTCAATCACGGAGACACTGCTGGTTCCAGAGTTTGCCACATATATCTTTGTTCCATCTGGACTGGCTGCAACTCCAAAAGGACTTGATCCTACATTAACAGTGGCTGTAACAGTGTTTGAGGCTGTATCAATTACAGAAACAGTATTGCTGCCGTAATTCGTTATGTATGCATACGGCACCATTGGCGAAGCACTTTGTACGTTTATCTTGCTTTTCTTAGTATTCTGGCCATATTCATTTGTTACCGTAAGCGTTACTGTATAATTTCCAACTGTGCGGTAAATATGAGTTGGATTTTGTTCTGTTGAATTCTCTCCGTCTCCAAAACTCCAGTTCCATGTAGTTGCATCTTCTGAAAGGTCAGTGAATTGTACAGAAAGCGGAGCATAACCGCTGGTTACATTAGTACTAAAGTTTGCAACAGGAAGTAACACTTGTGCTGGAGGAGTACATATAAACTGTCCTAATGCCCTGGGACTACTTCCCACAATCACCGCGTCTGTAACAGTGTTTGTTACGGTGTCAATAACAGAGACGCTGTTGCTGTCTTTATTTGCCACATATACTTTTGTTCCATCAGGTGTAACTGAAACTCCCCACGGATGACTGCCTACATCAACAGTGGATGTCACAGTATCAGTTGCAGTGTCAATAACAGAGACACTGCTGATTCCAGAGTTTGCCACATATACTTTCTTTCCGTCCGGACTGACTGCAACTCCGTAAGGAGAACTTCCTACCTTGATTGTGTTTGTAACATTGTCTGTGGCAGTGTCAATCACAGAAACGTTGTAGCTGTTTGAGTTTGCCACATATACCTTTGTTCCATCAGGTGTGAATGCAACTCCATAAGGAGAGCTTCCTACTTTTACTGTGTCTATAACTGCTTTTGTTGCAGTGTCAATCACAGAGACACTGTTACTGTAAGAATTAGCTATATATGCCTTTGATCCATCAGGACTGACTGCAATCCCATATGTATCGAATCCTAAATTTACTGAGGCTGTAACCGTGTTTGTTGCGGTGTCAATTACCGAAACACTGTTGCTGCCCGAGATTCCCACATATACCTTTGTTCCCTCTGGGTTGATTGCAATTCCCCGAGTATTGCTTCCTACATTCACCGTAGCTACAACATTGTTCGTGGATGTCTCAATCACGGAGACACTGCTGGTTCCAGAGTTTGCCACATATATCTTTGTTCCATCTGGACTGGCTGCAACTCCAAAAGGACTTGATCCTACATTAACAGTGGCTGTAACAGTGTTTGAGGCTGTATCAATTACAGAAACAGTATTGCTGCCGTAATTCGTTATGTATGCATACGGCACCATTGGCGAAGCACTTTGTACGTTTATCTTGCTTTTCTTAGTATTCTGGCCATATTCATTTGTTACCGTAAGCGTTACTGTATAATTTCCAACTGTGCGGTAAATATGAGTTGGATTTTGTTCTGTTGAATTCTCTCCGTCTCCAAAACTCCAGTTCCATGAGGTTGTATCTTCTGAAAGGTCGGTGAATTGTACAGAAAGAGGAGCATAACCACTTGTTACATTAGTACTAAAGTTTGCAACAGGAAGTAACGTTTGTGCTGGAGGAGTACATATAAACTGTCCTAATGCCCTGGGACTACTTCCCACAATCACCGTGTCTGTAACAGTGTTGGTTACAGTGTCAATTACAGAGACGCTGTTGCTGTCTTTATTTGCCACATATACTTTTGTTCCATCAGGTGTAACTGAAACTCCCCACGGATGACTGCCTACATCAACAGTGTTTATCACAGTATCTGTTTCAGTGTCAATAATGGAGACACTGCTAGTTCCAGAGTTTGCCACATATACCTTCGTTCCGTCCGGACTGGCTACAACTCCAATAGGTGAACCTCCTACATCAACAGTGTTTGTAACATTGTTTGTGGCAGTGTCAATCACAGAAACGTTGTAGCTGTTCGAGTTTGCTACATATGCCTTCTTTCCATCCGGTGTGAATGTAACTCCATAAGGATAACTTCCTACTTTCACCATGGCTATAACTGTTTTTGTGGCAGTGTCAATCACAGAGACACTGTTGCTGTTCGAGTTAGCTACATATGCCTTTGCTCCATCTGGACTGACCGCAATTCCGTATGTATAGAATCCTAAATAAACCGTGGCTGTAACAGTGTTTGTGGCAGTATCAATTACAGAGACTCTATCGCTGCCAGATATCCCCACATATATCTTTGTTCCATCCGGGTTGATTGCAATTCCCCGAGGATAACTTCCTACATTCACCGTAGCTACAACATTGTTCGTGGATGTCTCAATCACGGAGACACTGCTGGTTCCAGAGTTTGCCACATATATCTTTGTTCCATCCGGACTGGCTGCAACTCCAAAAGGACTTGATCCTACATTAACAGTGGCTGTAACAGTGTTTGAGGCTGTATCAATTACAGAAACAGTATTGCTGCCGTAATTCGTTATGTATGCATACGGCACCATAGGAGAGACATTTTGCACATTTATCTTGCTGCTCTTCGTATTTTGACCATATGAATTTTTCACAGTAAGTGTTACTGAATAGTTTCCAACTGTGGTATAAACATGAGTTGGGTTTTGCTCGGTTGAATAAAATCCATCTCCAAAGTTCCAGTTCCATGAGGTTGCGTTTTCAGATTGGTCAGTAAATTGAACAGAAAGAGGAGCATATCCCTGAATAACGTTGCTACTGAAGTTTGCAACAGGGAATAGTGTTTGTGTTGGAGGAGCACCTATAAAATGCCCAAAAGAATTAGGACTGTTTAATCCAGTTACAGTGTCTTCAAGAGTGTTGGTTGTAGTGTCAATTACTGAAACACTGTTCCCGACTTGATTCGATACATATGCTTTTGTTCCATCTGGAGTAACTGCGATTCCTGAGGGTCTACTTCCTACATCCACGGAGTATGCAACAGTATTAGTTGAAGTATTAATTACAGAGACATAACTATTATAATTCGATACATACACCTTTTTCCCATCAGGACTGGCTGCAATTCCATTAGGATTGTTTCCTACGTAGACCGTAGCTGTAACATTGTTTGTTGCCGTATCGATTACAGAGACACTGCCACTATTGTAATTAGCCACGTATACTTTTGTTCCATCCGGTGTGACTTCAACTCCGCGAGGATTATCTCCTACATTCACAGTGGCCGTAACTATTTTTTGGTGGCGTCAATTACTGAAATCGTGTCGCTGACTCTGTTCGCTACATATACTGTTCCATTCGGACTAACTGCAACTCCATATGGATCACTTCCTACATTCACACTACCAGCAAGAGTATCTGAGGTTGTATCAATGAAAGAGACAGTATTACTACCGTAATTAGTCACATATGCCATTGTTCTATCCGGTTTCACTGCAACTCCTGAAGGATAGGTTCCTACATTCACTGTGGCTGTAACAGTGTTTGTATCTGTGTCAATCACAGAGACACTGTGGCTGTAGTAGTTAGCTACGTATACCTTTTTTCCATCCGGTCTCACTGCAACTCCATGAGGAGAACTTCCTACCTGTACCGTTGCTGCAATGGTGTTTGAAGCTGTGTCAATTACAGAAACAGTATTGTTGTTAGAATTCGTAATATATGCATATGGCACCATAGGAGAGACATTTTGCACATTTATCTTGCTGCTCTTCGTGTTCTGACCATATGCATTTGTCACTGTGAGCGTTGCTGAATAGTTCCCAACTGTGGTATAAACATGAGTTGGGTTTTGCTCGGTTGAATAAAATCCATCTCCAAAACTCCAGTTCCATGACGTTGCGTTTTCAGATTGGTCAGTAAATTGGACAGAAAGAGGAGCATATCCCTGAGTAACGTTGCTGCTGAAGTTTGCAACGGGATATAATGTTTGTGTTGGAGGAGCACCTATAAAATGCCCAAATGAATTAGGACTGTTAAATCCAGTTACAGTGTCTTCAAGAGTGTCGGTTGTAGTATCAATTACTGAAACACTGTTCCCTACCCGATTCGATACATATGCTTTTGTCCCATCTGGCGTAACTGCGATTCCTGAGGGTCTGCTTCCTACATCCACTGCGTACGTAACAGCATTAGTTGAAGTGTTAATTACAGAGACATAACTATTATAATTCGATACATACACCTTTTTCCCATCAGGACTGGCTGCAATTCCATTAGGATTGTTTCCTACGTAGACCGTAGCTGTAACATTGTTTGTTGCCGTATCGATTACAGAGACACTGCCACTATTGTAATTAGCCACGTATACTTTCGTTCCATCCGGTGTGACTTCAACTCCGCGAGGATTATCTCCTACATTCACAGTGGCCGTAACTATTTTTTTGGTGGCGTCAATTACTGAAATCGTGTCGCTGACTCTGTTCGCTACATATACTGTTCCATTCGGACTAACTGCAACTCCATATGGATCACTTCCTACATTCACACTACCAGCAAGAGTATCTGAGGTTGTATCAATGAAAGAGACAGTATTACTACCGTAATTAGTCACATATGCCATTGTTCTATCCGGTTTCACTGCAACTCCTGAAGGATAGGTTCCTACATTCACTGTGGCTGTAACAGTGTTTGTATCTGTGTCAATCACAGAGACACTGTGGCTGTAGTAGTTAGCTACGTATACCTTTTTTCCATCCGGTCTCACTGCAACTCCATAAGGAGAACTTCCTACCTGTACCGTTGCTGCAATGGTGTTTGAAGCTGTGTCAATTACAGAAACAGTATTGTTGTTAGAATTCGTAATATATGCATATGGCACCATTGGCTCAGCACTTTGTTCGATATCTGCCGATGCGGCAGATGAAAAGAGAATTAAAAATAAAAATAGAATTGTTAAAGCTAAAGATATTGGATATAATTTATCTTGAAATTTCACTTGTTCTTCCTTCTTTGTCTTTTATTTTATACTTTTTATTTAAACACTCTAAATTTTATTCCTAATTTCCAAGTTTTCTCAGTCAGTATTGTGAAAAATGATATAATGAGATGATTTGTCTAAGGACATCGATTTATAGAATACTTAAATTTTTGAACTCTCAAATTTTCAAGTCTTCGGCTTCTTATTCCTCAATTACATTGGATCTATAACTCACTGAAACTTCATTATTCCAAATTTACTCAAAACATCAAACCTGTTTTTCTCTTCTGGATATTTTGAAAGCAAATTTTCCTTCTACCCTCGCCTTCACACTTCATTACTTTCAAGAACTGTACCAACAGTATACATATAAAAAATATGTATATAATATGTAAAATATTATTTAATGTTTGGAAGATGTACATATAGATAAACATTTCCTTTTTTTACAAATACATGACAAAATATGATAAACAAGATAAAAAATGTGACTTAAATAAGAAAAAATGGAGCCTTGTATATGCGTATATAACTACAAAAGAGTATTTATAAAAAAAATATAATTTGCAGAGATATAGCTAACCACTCAAAAAACTAAAAAAGAACAAAAATCAATTTTCAGGCACTTCCGTAAAAAAGAACCTCAAAAAAGAGAAAAAAAGAAATAAAGCCGCCTTTTAAAAAGCAGCTTCAATTTTACTCAATGATGTACGTTTTCCATCTCAACCTGTTCCCTTTTATGCCCTTATATAAGCTTCATCGACTTCTTTCAGGCACCTGTAGCAGAGATCCACATCTTTCTTGACTATCCCTTTTGAGAAATCCGGCACCTGCAGTTCCACCGGGAAAACTCCTGTTTTGTCTCCGCAGAGGGCAAATTTGCCTTTTCTGCACGAGGGCTGGTTTTTGTTTGCTTCCAGGTAAGTTTTCTGGGCGGGATCGAGGCAGGTCTCACAGAGGCCTTTCCAGAAACCATTGGGGTAGGCTAATTTGAGGAGGTGGCGGAAGACTCTGACAAGAATACAATCTAGTTTTGGATTCAAAAGTGACAATTCAAATAATCAAACTAGACAAAATATCTTAAAAATAATATTGCAAATAGAAATGTTTTGTGTGATATCCTGTTGGTTATGAAATATCTGTAAAGGCAAGTATCATGATAATTAATCCTGGAGCATATTTATAGAGATTAGATCGACATAAAAGGTTTCAGAGTCTATAAGTGATCTAAACTTAAATTACCGGGACCCCGGGTTCAACCTTTGATAAAAAACTGGCTACTTTAATCTCTTCTAATATGTTGCCTGCCCTCAAGTGTATTATTTGTGCTCTCAGGCCCAGATGATACTCTTACTTCAGTCATAAAGCCTGCACTGTTACCTTGTAATGTATTATTATGAGAATTCCCCAGTGTGATATCAAATGAGTATCCGATTGATTTGACGGTATTGTCAAGAAGTTTGTTATTATTTGAATCTTCAAGACCAATGCAGAAATAGTCATCTATAACTGCATTTTTGCTCAGTTCGTTGTTTGAAGAATTTTCGAGGCGTATACCATCCCAATTTCTCGATACATTATTACCTGTTAGCTTGTTGTTATTTGAATTTTTAAGAAGGATCCCGTTTCTATACTCCTTCCCATAAAACCAATTATGACTTACTTCATTATTTTTTACGATATTTCTACTTGAGTCTCTCAAGTAAATTCCACGCCCATTTTGAGATGCATTGTTATTTTCAATTGTAATGTTTTCAGCTTTTTTCAGGTAAATTCCGTATTTGTCAGAAACCAGTTTATTGCCAGCGATAATGCCACAGGATCCGGTATAACGTATGCCTGCCTTGTCTGTTCCTGTCACATTAAACCCGCAAATTGTTACATTGTCAGCAGCTACATAGAATATATCATCTTCCGGATCTGCAGCCTGAATTATAGTCTCAGTTGATTCTCCAGGCTTTGAAATTATGATGAGAGATTTGTTCACAATCAAATTTTCCTTATATAATCCCGGATAAACAGCAATAATATCGCCGGAACTTGAATTGTCTATTGCCTGCTGGATCGAGTCTTCTGGGTGTACGTAGACGTTTATTGAATCATCGCTAATATTATCGAGAAAATTGCTTTTCGAATTATTGATGAAATTGTCAGAAGGGTTATTTATTGGATTATTGTCAACATTATCCGAAAAATTATTGTGATGTACCCAGGATATAATTACAGAAATTGTGGAATCAATGAAAGATTTGTTTTCTATACCCTGATCTTTAGTCTCATTCTTAGAAGTACGATTGGGAGAATCATCTGGTAAATGATCCACATCTGAATTCCCAATATTACCTCTCAAAGTGTTGTTATCTGAGCCGACAAGCTCAAAGCCGTGTTTCCTGTTTGAATTTGCAATGTTATCGGTTAGGATATTATCTTTTGAGCTCCCAGGGTCAATTCCTGCATACCTGTTTGAATTTGCAATATTATTGTTTAGCAAGCTGGTACTGCAATTGAATAAATTAATTCCATCGCCATTGTAATTTGCAATATTTCCAGTTACTTCATTTTGTATGGAAGAACTTAAAGCTATACCGTTATCTTTGTTAAAATTTGCAGTGTTGTTATGCAGTTCAGTATTAGTTGATTCTTGAACATCGAATCCATTGAAATTAAAATTTGCCACATTATTACTTAAATCCTTAACTCTGCCTATTTATAGGGACTATATCATCTAATTTGCTTATTTTTTCTCATTTTTAATATCATTAGAACGATTTCAAATCGAAACTTATATATGCCTATATTCCCTACATAATAGGGATTATGGAACCCTGGGCAAGATGCTGGCTTGAAGATCAGCGTAAAGCTGGAGAAAAATGTCTTGAAATCAAAGTTCGAGGCGCTTGTCATTATGTTTATCGCTCTACGAGTAAATATGACAAAAAAATTAAGAAGGGTCGTAAAGTTTCAGTTTACATTGGTAGACTCGACAAAGATTACGGCTTTATACCTAAAGGTGAGAAACCTAAAACTAATGTGATACCTGTGCCTCACTCTGTCACTGACTATGGAAATTCAATGATTTTACATAATATGATGGGAGAGCTCAAACCTTTTCTCATGAAAAATTTTCCGGAATATTGGGAAGAACTCTATGCAATGTCAATTGTTCGTGTAAATGGATATGTCCCCCTCAAACGAATTAAAGATACTTGGGAAGATCTCTATAATCTTGAAGGTATAAAACCAAATCTTAATCCATCCAATCTTTCAAAAGTGTTAAGGGAAGTAGGCTGTGATAGGTTTGGGCAGAATGAGCTATTCAATCATCTCAAAAATGCAGACACTCAACTCGTCTATGACTTAAGTTCCTGTTTCTCTCGATCTATGAATATTCTACAGGCTGAAAAAGGCTACAACAAAGACTGTATTCAAGTTCCCCAAATCAACTTTGCCCTTCTTTGTGGTCTTGATAGTGAAATGCCTACTATGATCAAATCAGTTCCAGGCAGTGTGAAGGACATAAAGACATTATACAAAACAATAGAAGAGTTGGATATCAGCGATAAGATACTTCTTCTTGATCGTGGTTTTTTCTCAGAGAACATCCTTAACTGCTTAGAAGAAAAACATATCAAATTTGTGTTACCAACAAAAAGGAACAGCCACTATTATGACACAAGAATACACCTTAATGAAGAATTCATCTATCATGATAGACTCATCAAATGTGGTAAAAGAAAGTTAGGAAATAGGTTCCTATATTTATATGAAGACCTGGATCTAAGACTTGAAGAACAGAAGACGATCTTCAGAAAGAGAGAGGAAGGGAAGATCAGCGATGAAGAGTACTCTTTAAAACAAAATAGAGCAGGGAAGTTCTTGATTATCTCCAATTACGACATAGGAAAAAAGGAGATGTATGAACTCTACAAAAAAAGAGACTCGATTGAAAAGTTGTTTGATGCATACAAAACAACATTAGACGCTGACAAATTGTATCTTCATGATGATGAGAGCGTTTATGGGCATGTGTTTGTGGCATTTCTTTCATTATATGCGTACTGTAAATTGTTGAAGGCAATTAAAAAAGCAGAGATAAATGACAAGGTCTCACCCATTGATATCCTATTGAAGTTTAGAAAAGTGAAAAGTATAAACTTTGGTGAAAAAAGTATCATTACTGAAGTTCCTAAGAAAGTAAGAGAATTAGATAAAACTCTCAAATTCAACATATTCCCTACAAAAAATGGGAGTTAAGGTACAAAATGAATCAAATATCTGAATACATATCAGCAAAGGTCCGGATAAATTCCTAATCTTTTTATATTTTTACTGAATGAGCATAGATGGGACGTTGGTGACAGGTCGAAGGTTATTCTTGAAGTCAACATGTAAAAAATTAGATCGTGAATTCTGATCCGCACAACCATAGTGGGCTTACCGAACTGTTCTTGTCCTGCTCGACGAAGGAAAGCGGTCTTTCCCTTAAAACTCTAAATATGAGATTCAAATTTTTGGAAAGGCCGGTTGCAGACGACAGGTGAGTATGCCGAGTCTTAAAAGCTGGAAATAACCATCATTGTAAAGACAAAAAAGTGAAACCTGGACCTGGCATGGTTAAAATTTAAACAGTTTGGTCCTTCATGTTTCCCCTTATGTTTCCCCTCATGTTTCCCCTCATGCTTCCCTCATGTTTCCCCTTCAACAAGAAGCCATTTCCAGACAGGCATAAAAATTATTTTCTTGTTCTCTACCATGATTTCTTCTTCTACGTCCTCGGTAAGGATAAGACCTTCATTCAGCTCAAAACTGTCCATTGCTAAGAGCAACCCTTCAGTCTCTCTTTTTCTTGTCATTTCACTTTCTATATCCCAGCAGACCTGGACTGCCTGCGTGAGCACATTTTTTTCATTGACCAGGAAGTCGACTTCTTTTTGTTTTTCGTTTTTCCAGTAATATATATCCCTGTATTTTCTTCTGAGGTGCATAAAAACTATATTCTCAACAAGCCTGCCGTAATCTTCCGAGAAAGCAAATGCTACTGTGTTTCTAAGGCCTGTATCTATACAGTAGACTTTTCTTGGGTTAAGGACCTGTTCTTTTAAGGAGTAAGAGTACTTTTTTATGAAAAAAGCATATATGTGCTTTCAATGTATGAAGAGTAACGTTCGACTGTATCAAGGCTGGTTTTAAGGACATTTTTAATCCTGTTATACGAGTTCGGGGAGGATATGTTTGTATGGTAATATCTTGCAAGTTCTTCTAATTTTTTGATGTCTTTTATTCCATATCTCATTGTTATATCTTTTATCAGGATGTCACGGAAATATGTATAAAGGAGCTCTTTTTTATTTCTCTCCTCTTCCTCCAGCACAACTTTTGGAAATCCGCCTGTTTCGACATATTCTTTAAAACTTCTTTTTATCATCTGGCGCTTTGAGATAAGGTCAAGCTTCCTGAAACGAGGGTCTTCGAAGTTTATTATGAGTATGTTTTCTTTTGCCGTTCCTTTTTTAATTTTTTCTTCCATGTACTGGAGAACCACTGTTGATTTGCCTGTTCTTTAAAAAGTTATCACTTAAATCGGTAATTTTAGTTCAATATTTATAATTTACATCGGTAAGTTTAGTTAAATATCTATAATTTTTATCGGTAAGTTTGAAATACATATTATCATTTTCATGGTAACATAAGGCTGAGAAAATCTTAATAGTCCAAATTTTACGAAAATCCCTAATGATATTCAAGCTTGTGAACCCTGATATCAATGACAGGATCTGCGACCCAGCGTGCGGGACAGCGGGTTTCCTGTTTACGGCTTGCAGGTACATCCTTAAAAAGTACACAAGTCCTGATATGGTGAAGGCTTTAATTTTTGACTCTACAATGGTCAGGATCGCGCTCATGAACATGGTCCTGCACGGGAATGTGCGGCTTAATCATAAAAGCAGCCCACCTTCATCGAATGGGGAGTCCCGGTACTCAAAAATCCGATAAACCATCCCCGGCTTTCTGCAAGATGTGAAGGGGATGTGAGAGAAAGTTTATGAAGCTTCAGTCCCCCTCTTCAGCCAGCTTCCCCAATATTTTTTCCGATTTTGCAGTAAACTCTTCTGCGTCTTCATTCCGGTTCAAGTCTGAGAGAGTTTTTGCATACTCCCTGAAGATTCCAGCCAATTCT
This genomic interval carries:
- a CDS encoding YVTN family beta-propeller repeat protein, coding for MVPYAYITNSNNNTVSVIDTASNTIAATVQVGSSPYGVAVRPDGKKVYVANYYSHSVSVIDTDTNTVTATVNVGTYPSGVAVKPDRTMAYVTNYGSNTVSFIDTTSDTLAGSVNVGSDPYGVAVSPNGTVYVANRVSDTISVIDATKKIVTATVNVGDNPRGVEVTPDGTKVYVANYNSGSVSVIDTATNNVTATVYVGNNPNGIAASPDGKKVYVSNYNSYVSVINTSTNAVTYAVDVGSRPSGIAVTPDGTKAYVSNRVGNSVSVIDTTTDTLEDTVTGFNSPNSFGHFIGAPPTQTLYPVANFSSNVTQGYAPLSVQFTDQSENATSWNWSFGDGFYSTEQNPTHVYTTVGNYSATLTVTNAYGQNTKSSKINVQNVSPMVPYAYITNSNNNTVSVIDTASNTIAATVQVGSSPHGVAVRPDGKKVYVANYYSHSVSVIDTDTNTVTATVNVGTYPSGVAVKPDRTMAYVTNYGSNTVSFIDTTSDTLAGSVNVGSDPYGVAVSPNGTVYVANRVSDTISVIDATKK
- the fpoO gene encoding F420H2 dehydrogenase subunit FpoO, translated to MNPKLDCILVRVFRHLLKLAYPNGFWKGLCETCLDPAQKTYLEANKNQPSCRKGKFALCGDKTGVFPVELQVPDFSKGIVKKDVDLCYRCLKEVDEAYIRA
- a CDS encoding right-handed parallel beta-helix repeat-containing protein; translation: MANFNFNGFDVQESTNTELHNNTANFNKDNGIALSSSIQNEVTGNIANYNGDGINLFNCSTSLLNNNIANSNRYAGIDPGSSKDNILTDNIANSNRKHGFELVGSDNNTLRGNIGNSDVDHLPDDSPNRTSKNETKDQGIENKSFIDSTISVIISWVHHNNFSDNVDNNPINNPSDNFINNSKSNFLDNISDDSINVYVHPEDSIQQAIDNSSSGDIIAVYPGLYKENLIVNKSLIIISKPGESTETIIQAADPEDDIFYVAADNVTICGFNVTGTDKAGIRYTGSCGIIAGNKLVSDKYGIYLKKAENITIENNNASQNGRGIYLRDSSRNIVKNNEVSHNWFYGKEYRNGILLKNSNNNKLTGNNVSRNWDGIRLENSSNNELSKNAVIDDYFCIGLEDSNNNKLLDNTVKSIGYSFDITLGNSHNNTLQGNSAGFMTEVRVSSGPESTNNTLEGRQHIRRD
- a CDS encoding transposase, translated to MEPWARCWLEDQRKAGEKCLEIKVRGACHYVYRSTSKYDKKIKKGRKVSVYIGRLDKDYGFIPKGEKPKTNVIPVPHSVTDYGNSMILHNMMGELKPFLMKNFPEYWEELYAMSIVRVNGYVPLKRIKDTWEDLYNLEGIKPNLNPSNLSKVLREVGCDRFGQNELFNHLKNADTQLVYDLSSCFSRSMNILQAEKGYNKDCIQVPQINFALLCGLDSEMPTMIKSVPGSVKDIKTLYKTIEELDISDKILLLDRGFFSENILNCLEEKHIKFVLPTKRNSHYYDTRIHLNEEFIYHDRLIKCGKRKLGNRFLYLYEDLDLRLEEQKTIFRKREEGKISDEEYSLKQNRAGKFLIISNYDIGKKEMYELYKKRDSIEKLFDAYKTTLDADKLYLHDDESVYGHVFVAFLSLYAYCKLLKAIKKAEINDKVSPIDILLKFRKVKSINFGEKSIITEVPKKVRELDKTLKFNIFPTKNGS
- a CDS encoding DUF4143 domain-containing protein, whose amino-acid sequence is MYAFFIKKYSYSLKEQVLNPRKVYCIDTGLRNTVAFAFSEDYGRLVENIVFMHLRRKYRDIYYWKNEKQKEVDFLVNEKNVLTQAVQVCWDIESEMTRKRETEGLLLAMDSFELNEGLILTEDVEEEIMVENKKIIFMPVWKWLLVEGET
- a CDS encoding ATP-binding protein, translating into MEEKIKKGTAKENILIINFEDPRFRKLDLISKRQMIKRSFKEYVETGGFPKVVLEEEERNKKELLYTYFRDILIKDITMRYGIKDIKKLEELARYYHTNISSPNSYNRIKNVLKTSLDTVERYSSYIESTYMLFS
- a CDS encoding N-6 DNA methylase; protein product: MIFKLVNPDINDRICDPACGTAGFLFTACRYILKKYTSPDMVKALIFDSTMVRIALMNMVLHGNVRLNHKSSPPSSNGESRYSKIR